One genomic region from Candidatus Zixiibacteriota bacterium encodes:
- a CDS encoding ATP-binding protein: MKKPTIKGNSIHIPSSQEYLSDVDSFLEGILRGYGVMEETIADIAISVTEIVNNSIIHGNRSDLDKEVTVSIERKDGAIEIVIGDEGNGFDPTAVQNPVDEDNLMREVGRGIFIVRSLMDSVKFDFLPGKGTRVTLSKKIS; this comes from the coding sequence ATGAAGAAACCGACAATCAAAGGCAACAGCATTCATATCCCCTCGTCGCAGGAGTACCTCAGTGATGTTGACAGTTTTCTGGAAGGAATTCTTCGAGGTTACGGGGTGATGGAAGAAACGATAGCCGATATTGCGATATCGGTTACAGAAATTGTCAACAACAGCATAATTCACGGCAACCGCTCCGACCTGGACAAAGAGGTGACAGTATCAATAGAGCGGAAGGACGGGGCCATAGAGATAGTGATTGGGGATGAAGGAAACGGGTTTGACCCGACGGCGGTGCAGAATCCGGTGGATGAGGATAACCTGATGCGCGAAGTGGGGCGCGGAATTTTCATAGTCCGCTCACTGATGGACTCCGTAAAATTCGATTTTCTTCCCGGAAAAGGAACCCGGGTAACGTTGTCAAAGAAAATCTCCTGA
- a CDS encoding SpoIIE family protein phosphatase, translated as MDIYQIAITAVYFIFGGILLFLAYSIVRDHIGHRANRITGAMLFFAALGPIFLALGTIVKPNVSAEAPFEESLIYNLLYVWELFFPSFLLFSWIFPVDRLSGMRFPKLKYLIFLPHIFHLFLVTVFKDPDKILNLLDVQSGEGFASLILKPLSDILKYVVLGFSLLIHSQETLFSLINLIYVALAVYFILRGKGQIANQQLRRQSNVLITGISVAMGLYTAAFLVPEIFSIDFSASLQTGVLIGSLLVGGGAIAWSIVRYQFLDVSVIVRQSLVYTISSGILVGLYILLVGEADRMITSLFGAKTTIVNIAFIVVALMLFQPINVQLDNLIKKLFIKSRTDYRNLMEILSRRLISVFDLEQVRSMIEKTLTSSLFIKRVYFVLFDDRLGEYVLLPSEDFAHRVIINREDLFLGGIGQLETPTFMERLSMYRAGSSLADELERRKAQLILPLKDADHLLGFLALTEKESGYRYNAEDISMLGVISNQLVTVLTNARLYADSLEKQRMEEELNMARQIQLDLLPKNPPRSAHLDIFAYSLPSRTIGGDFYDFIPKDDGIFGMVIADASGKGMPAALLVAQIQAMIRSEVANNTEIAKILYNINRYVVESTSSERFVTLFYAEFNPGTGELRYANAGHNYPILAKADGRLQNLDTGGILLGAFPGACYQETSIRLEPDDMLFLYTDGLSEAQDEKETEFGEERIRDFVRQNRDGSSREIVTKILEIVREFDPTDPPRDDTTLIAMKLTRG; from the coding sequence ATGGATATTTATCAAATAGCGATAACGGCCGTCTATTTCATTTTCGGCGGCATATTGCTGTTTCTGGCATATTCCATAGTGCGCGACCATATTGGTCATCGCGCCAACCGGATTACCGGCGCCATGCTGTTCTTTGCCGCCCTGGGTCCGATTTTTCTGGCGCTGGGCACGATTGTCAAGCCGAATGTCTCGGCTGAGGCTCCTTTTGAAGAATCCTTAATCTATAATCTTCTGTATGTCTGGGAGCTTTTCTTCCCGTCGTTTCTCTTATTTTCTTGGATTTTTCCGGTGGACCGTCTTTCAGGGATGCGATTCCCGAAACTCAAATATCTTATATTTTTGCCCCACATATTTCATCTCTTTCTGGTCACCGTTTTCAAAGACCCGGACAAGATTTTGAATCTGCTTGATGTGCAGTCGGGAGAAGGATTTGCCTCGCTGATTCTGAAACCGCTCTCCGATATTCTGAAATATGTGGTGCTTGGGTTCAGCCTGTTGATTCACTCACAGGAAACACTATTTTCATTGATAAATCTAATCTATGTGGCGCTGGCGGTCTATTTCATTCTGAGAGGCAAAGGGCAGATTGCCAATCAGCAGCTGAGACGGCAATCTAATGTCCTGATTACCGGCATTTCGGTAGCGATGGGGCTTTATACGGCGGCCTTTCTGGTGCCGGAGATTTTCTCGATTGATTTTTCAGCGTCACTGCAGACCGGCGTGTTAATCGGCTCCCTTCTGGTCGGGGGCGGCGCCATTGCCTGGTCAATTGTGCGATATCAGTTTCTGGATGTCAGCGTCATTGTGCGACAGTCGCTGGTCTATACCATATCCTCGGGGATTCTGGTGGGGCTATATATACTTCTGGTGGGGGAAGCCGACCGGATGATAACGTCGCTATTTGGCGCCAAGACCACGATTGTCAATATCGCTTTTATTGTGGTGGCGCTGATGCTCTTTCAGCCGATTAATGTCCAGCTCGATAATCTGATAAAGAAACTGTTCATCAAGAGCCGCACCGATTATCGCAACCTGATGGAGATTCTCTCGCGCCGTTTGATATCAGTATTCGATCTGGAGCAGGTGCGGAGCATGATTGAAAAGACCCTGACATCGTCACTTTTCATCAAGCGGGTGTACTTCGTGCTATTTGACGACCGTCTGGGCGAATATGTGCTTCTGCCATCGGAAGATTTTGCCCATCGTGTCATTATTAATCGGGAAGACCTCTTTCTGGGAGGAATCGGTCAGCTGGAAACTCCGACTTTCATGGAGCGTTTGTCTATGTATCGCGCCGGGAGTTCCCTTGCCGATGAATTGGAGCGTCGTAAAGCGCAGCTGATATTACCTCTTAAAGATGCCGACCATCTGCTGGGATTTCTGGCGCTGACCGAGAAAGAATCGGGCTACCGTTACAATGCGGAAGATATATCGATGCTGGGGGTCATTTCCAATCAGCTGGTGACGGTCCTTACCAACGCCCGCCTGTACGCCGATTCGCTCGAAAAACAGAGGATGGAAGAAGAGCTGAATATGGCGCGCCAGATTCAGCTTGACCTGCTGCCCAAAAATCCTCCCCGTTCGGCGCACCTGGATATCTTTGCCTATTCGCTGCCGTCGCGAACAATCGGGGGGGATTTCTACGATTTCATTCCGAAAGATGACGGCATATTTGGAATGGTCATAGCCGATGCCTCGGGTAAAGGGATGCCGGCAGCGCTTCTGGTGGCGCAAATCCAGGCGATGATTCGATCGGAGGTCGCCAATAACACCGAAATCGCCAAGATTTTGTATAATATAAATAGATATGTGGTGGAATCGACATCCTCAGAGAGATTTGTGACGCTGTTCTACGCTGAATTCAATCCCGGGACGGGTGAGTTACGCTATGCCAACGCCGGTCATAATTACCCTATTCTGGCAAAGGCTGATGGTCGTCTTCAGAATCTTGACACCGGCGGCATTTTACTGGGGGCGTTTCCGGGAGCCTGTTATCAGGAGACATCTATCAGATTGGAACCGGATGATATGCTGTTTTTATATACTGACGGCCTGTCGGAAGCCCAGGATGAGAAGGAAACGGAATTTGGTGAAGAGCGGATAAGAGACTTTGTGCGACAGAATCGTGACGGCAGCTCCCGGGAGATTGTCACCAAAATATTAGAGATCGTTCGTGAATTTGACCCGACCGATCCACCCCGCGATGACACCACCCTGATTGCCATGAAATTGACGAGAGGATGA
- a CDS encoding STAS domain-containing protein: MKLSNYEKDGVVVLEPKGKIMGGPDATVLHEKLHEYIEKGQKKVVVDMAKVEWMNSTGLGILISGLTTLRNNQGELKLANVTGKIQSLLTITKLITVFEAFDSVEEAVKSF, translated from the coding sequence ATGAAGCTTAGTAATTATGAAAAGGACGGAGTGGTGGTGCTGGAGCCGAAAGGAAAAATAATGGGCGGCCCTGATGCCACCGTCTTGCATGAGAAACTCCACGAATATATCGAAAAGGGGCAAAAGAAAGTTGTGGTCGATATGGCCAAAGTGGAGTGGATGAATTCGACCGGGCTGGGAATCCTGATTTCCGGTCTGACAACTTTGAGGAATAATCAGGGGGAATTGAAACTGGCTAATGTGACCGGCAAGATCCAATCGCTTCTAACGATAACAAAACTGATTACGGTATTTGAGGCATTTGATTCCGTTGAAGAAGCGGTGAAATCGTTTTAG
- a CDS encoding NUDIX hydrolase — protein MPRKNFNEQLLFERKERFSGYRYCPLCGQELQEEFIDHRPRLRCQSESCDFIYYHNPTPAAGALVIAEGKILLVKRAAPPKVGWWCLPAGFMEWAEHPSQTAVREIAEETGLKVRLDSLFEVYSGEDDPRTNAILILYLASVEGGELSAADDAQEVQFFDFDQVPETIAFKSHRQALADYRKRFLNKA, from the coding sequence ATGCCCCGAAAGAATTTCAACGAGCAGCTTTTATTTGAACGAAAAGAGCGATTTTCCGGGTACAGATACTGTCCCCTTTGCGGCCAGGAACTGCAGGAAGAATTTATCGACCATCGTCCGCGGCTTCGCTGTCAGAGTGAGAGCTGCGATTTTATCTATTATCATAATCCTACCCCGGCCGCCGGCGCTCTGGTGATAGCGGAGGGGAAAATACTTCTCGTCAAGCGGGCGGCGCCGCCCAAGGTAGGCTGGTGGTGTTTGCCGGCCGGATTTATGGAGTGGGCGGAACATCCCTCACAGACCGCGGTTCGGGAAATTGCGGAAGAAACCGGGCTCAAAGTGAGATTGGATTCCCTTTTTGAAGTCTATTCAGGTGAAGATGACCCCCGCACCAATGCCATCTTGATTCTCTATCTGGCATCGGTTGAAGGAGGCGAACTGTCGGCGGCGGATGACGCCCAGGAAGTGCAATTTTTTGACTTCGACCAGGTTCCGGAGACTATCGCATTCAAGTCGCACCGTCAAGCGCTCGCCGATTACCGCAAGCGATTCCTGAATAAGGCTTGA
- a CDS encoding BamA/TamA family outer membrane protein, which translates to MKLRRFIITAAIILTASFLNAADEFKKFERTSSQNPLLEIYFDNDQINITIFDNDTSFQVQFDKEDVRANQDEVRIKDTLALSKKGFALGNQLYGPELIGRMALETNGENETRIVLYRKDTAGVMPARSRRQNEITFLEDIVIAKERFLRGGAVAFWGDILVDGEVNEDVVAIFGNVTIGDNAVVRGNVVSLNGEVNLSKKATIYGSIRTSSGKKNQGFDRWKKWYRRDRFFSPVVMLYYNRVDGAAPYLGVKYQDEDSVLPKFTIYGGYGFESERWRFVAEAEQTVLRSLPLAVGGSFYKKLSSNDGWLLSEAENTAFALLATEDYKDYYEAEGGSGYVRVKPFGNLTARLGVMSEKYKWLDGHKNLWSLFGGSKRFGENFSTIIEPVRGAAIKQLDGSELSSVTFSAAFETEMPEELFASSYWKGVLDIEWAPGEWNDDYVFTRYQLTVTRHQELSRQSGLVFKGYYGGADNPLPLSRKYFLGGLGTLHGYEHKEFYGSEFWLANLEYGVRFPNSEMVGWIFYNVGQITEEPISLSEAEVRHSVGLGLAFGNDIRMLVGKRLDRSDVSPVIYVRFQNLFE; encoded by the coding sequence GTGAAATTACGCCGTTTCATAATAACCGCCGCAATAATACTGACAGCGTCATTCTTGAACGCGGCCGACGAATTTAAGAAATTCGAAAGAACATCCAGTCAAAACCCGCTTCTGGAGATCTATTTTGACAACGACCAGATCAATATTACGATTTTCGACAACGACACCAGTTTCCAGGTCCAGTTCGATAAAGAGGATGTCAGGGCAAACCAGGACGAGGTTCGCATAAAAGATACTCTGGCTTTGAGCAAAAAAGGATTCGCGCTGGGGAATCAACTTTATGGTCCGGAATTGATAGGGCGAATGGCCCTGGAAACCAATGGTGAGAACGAAACCCGGATAGTGCTTTATCGAAAAGATACAGCGGGAGTGATGCCGGCGCGCTCGCGGCGCCAGAACGAAATCACGTTTCTGGAAGATATTGTAATTGCGAAAGAACGGTTTCTCAGGGGGGGTGCGGTGGCATTCTGGGGAGATATACTGGTTGACGGTGAAGTGAATGAGGATGTTGTGGCGATATTCGGCAACGTTACCATCGGCGACAACGCGGTGGTGCGGGGGAATGTGGTCTCTTTGAACGGCGAGGTAAATCTATCGAAAAAAGCGACGATTTACGGGTCGATTAGGACCTCCAGCGGCAAGAAAAACCAGGGCTTTGACCGCTGGAAGAAATGGTACCGACGGGACCGGTTTTTCTCTCCGGTGGTAATGCTCTACTATAATCGTGTTGATGGGGCGGCGCCATATCTGGGAGTGAAATATCAGGATGAAGACTCGGTGCTGCCGAAATTCACTATCTATGGTGGATATGGTTTTGAATCGGAGCGCTGGCGATTCGTGGCGGAAGCGGAACAGACGGTGCTTCGCTCCCTGCCGCTGGCGGTGGGGGGAAGTTTCTACAAGAAGTTGTCGTCAAATGATGGCTGGCTCTTAAGCGAGGCGGAGAATACCGCTTTTGCTCTCTTAGCCACCGAGGACTATAAGGATTATTATGAGGCTGAAGGGGGAAGCGGTTATGTCAGGGTCAAGCCGTTCGGTAATCTGACAGCACGACTGGGGGTGATGTCGGAAAAGTACAAATGGCTCGACGGGCATAAAAATCTCTGGTCACTGTTCGGCGGCTCCAAGCGTTTCGGGGAAAACTTCTCAACAATAATTGAACCGGTGCGGGGAGCGGCGATAAAACAGCTCGATGGAAGCGAACTTTCCAGTGTCACATTTTCAGCGGCATTCGAAACCGAAATGCCGGAAGAATTATTTGCATCATCCTATTGGAAAGGAGTCCTCGATATCGAATGGGCGCCGGGGGAATGGAATGATGACTATGTATTCACAAGATATCAGCTGACGGTAACGCGACACCAGGAGTTGAGCCGTCAATCGGGGCTGGTCTTCAAAGGATATTATGGCGGCGCCGACAATCCTCTTCCCTTGTCACGGAAATATTTCCTGGGCGGCTTAGGTACACTGCACGGATATGAGCATAAGGAGTTCTATGGCTCGGAGTTCTGGTTGGCGAATCTGGAATATGGGGTTCGTTTCCCCAACTCAGAGATGGTGGGATGGATATTTTATAATGTCGGTCAGATAACGGAAGAGCCGATCAGTCTGTCGGAGGCGGAAGTGCGGCATTCGGTAGGCTTGGGTCTGGCGTTTGGAAATGATATCAGGATGTTAGTCGGGAAACGACTTGACCGCTCCGATGTCTCCCCTGTTATCTATGTGAGATTTCAAAATCTGTTTGAATGA